Proteins found in one Populus alba chromosome 14, ASM523922v2, whole genome shotgun sequence genomic segment:
- the LOC118041371 gene encoding metalloendoproteinase 4-MMP, with amino-acid sequence MLLYYIFSILFLHYKTPCSAARPTPTLTTTPAAEVVTVKDSNYTWQNFGSFLDAGKGSHVNGMSELKRYFHHFGYLPSQDLKSITDIFDDRFETAIVRYQAKLGLQTTGKLDLDTLNQIMAPRCGVPDDTMSHKLHASRHYFYFPGKPRWTRSIPMTLTYSLSKENLISSLSLSDIEEVFKGAFAKWGSVIPVSFVETDDYAFADIKIGFYSGDHGDGEPFDGVLGVLAHSFSPESGRFHLDARETWAIDFDLEKSKVAVHLESVAVHEIGHLLGLGHSSDEKAVMYPSLKPRKKKLDLSVDDIQGVQALYGSNPNFTLGSLLESDISSNEAADLIRIRLSQWWVALIMALMLSFA; translated from the coding sequence ATGCTTCTATATTACATTTTCTCTATCCTCTTTCTCCACTACAAGACACCATGCTCTGCCGCTAGGCCAACACCTACATTAACCACCACGCCGGCAGCAGAAGTTGTAACGGTCAAAGATTCCAACTACACATGGCAGAATTTTGGGAGCTTCCTCGATGCGGGCAAAGGCAGTCATGTCAATGGAATGTCGGAGCTCAAGAGATACTTCCACCATTTTGGCTATCTCCCATCACAAGATTTGAAGAGCATAACAGATATATTCGATGACCGGTTCGAAACAGCGATTGTTCGATATCAAGCTAAACTCGGCCTTCAAACTACTGGTAAGCTCGATCTCGATACGCTAAATCAAATCATGGCACCAAGGTGTGGCGTGCCTGATGATACAATGTCTCACAAATTGCACGCATCTAGACATTACTTTTATTTTCCTGGAAAACCTCGGTGGACGCGTTCCATACCAATGACTTTGACGTACTCGTTATCTAAAGAGAATTTGATCAGCTCTTTGAGTTTGTCAGACATCGAAGAAGTGTTTAAAGGTGCTTTTGCAAAATGGGGTTCAGTTATACCAGTGAGTTTTGTGGAGACAGATGATTATGCTTTCGCCGATATTAAAATAGGGTTTTATAGCGGAGATCATGGCGATGGAGAACCATTCGATGGGGTTTTAGGAGTTTTGGCTCATTCATTCTCACCTGAAAGCGGGAGATTTCATCTTGATGCAAGGGAAACATGGGccattgattttgatttggagAAGTCAAAGGTCGCTGTTCATTTGGAATCAGTGGCTGTCCACGAGATTGGTCATCTGTTAGGATTGGGCCACTCTTCTGATGAAAAGGCTGTCATGTACCCTAGTTTGAAACCTAGAAAAAAGAAGCTGGATTTGAGCGTTGATGATATACAAGGAGTGCAAGCTCTTTATGGATCCAACCCTAATTTCACACTTGGGTCCTTGTTAGAGTCCGATATTTCATCAAATGAGGCTGCTGATTTAATTAGAATCAGATTATCCCAGTGGTGGGTCGCTCTGATTATGGCACTGATGCTAAGTTTTGCATGA